GAGGCCGGCTGCGCCCGATGCCAGTATGGATCGCAAGGAGTTGACGAAGATGCAATTGGAGCATGCGCTGGCGCAAGCGGTCGAGACAATTCATGGTTGGCAGGCCGAATTCGGCGCGTTTGCGGCGCATCCGTCGCTCGTCGTCGCCGACGGCGCGTTCGACGCCGCCTACGCCGAACTGTTGGAACGACTGCGAGACAACTACCCGTTCTTCCACCCGCGCTATGTCGGCCAGATGCTCAAGCCGCCGCACCCCGCGGCCGTCGCCGGCTACGTCGCCGCCATGCTGATCAACCCGAACAACCACGCCCTCGACGGCGGCCCGGCCACCGCGCGGATGGAGCGCGAGGTCGTCGCACAGCTCGCGGGCATGTTCGGATTCGGCTCCGCTCCCGACGAGCACCTCGGGCACCTGACAACCAGCGGCACGATCGCGAATCTGGAGGCGCTGTTCGTGGCCCGCGAAACGCATCCGGACAAGGGCATCGCATACAGCGCGGATGCGCACTACACGCACAGCAGGATGTGTCACCTTCTCGGCGTTCGCGGCCATGCCGTGCAAACGGATGCCGTCGGCCGGCTCGATCTCGACGCGCTCGCCGACCTGTTGCGCGCCGAATCGATCGGCACCGTCGTCTTGACTGCCGGAACCACCGGCCTCGGCGCGATCGACCCGATTCCTGAGGCGCTGGCACTGTGCCGCGAACACGGCGTGCGCGTGCACGTCGATGCCGCGTATGGCGGGTTCTTCCGGCTGATTGCCGACGACACCGCCGACGGGGTCGCGGCCGCACCGTTCGAAGCGATCGCGGAGTGTGACTCCGTCGTGGTCGACCCGCACAAGCACGGGCTGCAACCCTACGGATGCGGTGCTGTGCTGTTCCGCGATCCGGCCATCGGCCGGTTCTACAAACACGATTCGCCCTACACGTACTTCACGTCGGAGGAGCTCCACCTCGGCGAAATCTCCTTGGAGTGTTCCAGGGCGGGTGCCGCAGCCGCCGCACTGTGGCTCACGCTGCAGGTGCTGCCGCTGACGGCGGACCGACTGGGTGCGGCCTTGCGCCCGGGTCGCCGCGCTGCGCTGCACTGGGCCGAGTTGATCGAGCAGACGGATGCGTTGACCCTGTTCCAGAAACCGCAACTGGACATCGTGACGTTCTTTCCGACCGCTCACAGCCTGAGTGAGGTTGATCGACTCACCGAGCGGGTCTTCGAGGCGGGCATGGCGCTGCCACCCGACGAAGCCATCTACCTGGCGACGTACACGGCGCCGGCGTCGGCGTTCGCCGCGCGCGGGCACGACGTGCAGGCGGATGCCGACACTGCACGCATCCTACGCAGCGTCGTCATGAAACCGGAGAGCGAAGCCGTGCTCCCCGACGTGCACGAGCGGATTCTCCAGGTGCTCGCGGAGCAGGGTGTGTGACGGGCGGCCGGTGGAACTCGAGCGCGGCCGCGCTGAGAAAGAAGGAGTCGAGATGACGTTCACGGGCGCATCCGTCGAGAACAAGATGGTGGTCGTCTCCGGCGGCGGCACCGGGATCGGCGCCGCCGTTGCGCGCCGGTATGCGGCGGAGGGTGCCCGTGTGGCGATCCTGGGTCGTCGCAGTGATCCGCTCGAGCTGGTCGCGGCCGAGACCGGTGCCCTGCCCGTCGTCGCCGATGTCAGCGACACGGCGCAGACGCGTGATGCGATCGCGCGAGTTGCGGATGCGTTAGGCGCGATCGATGTGCTCGTCGCGAATGCGGGTGGTCACGGTTTCGCCACGGTCGGGGAGACCGCCGACGCCGAGTGGGATGCCAGCCTGCGAGCCAACCTGAGCAGTGCCTTTGTGCTCACGCGTGAGGCGTTGCCGCACCTGATCGAGTCGAAAGGCCAGATCGTGATTGTCTCGTCGCTGGCCGGCTTGTTCGCCGGGCCGAGCGCGGCAGGTTACACGGTCGGCAAGCACGCACTGATCGGGCTGACGCGATCGCTGGCGCGCGACTATGGCAAGAACGGGGTGCGGGTCAACGCGGTGTGTCCCGGTTGGGTGCGCACGCCGATGGCGGACGAAGAGATGGACGAGTTCGCCCGACATGCCGGGATCACTGGCCGCGACGAGGCGTATGCGCGGGTCACCGCGGATGTGCCGCTCGGCCGGCCTGCGGAACCGGTGGAGATCGCATCCATTGTGCGTTTTCTCGGTTCGGGGGAGTCGTCGATCATGACCGGCACGGTTATCGTGGCCGACGGCGGCGCTCACATCGTAGATCTGCCGACGCTGCCCTTCGAACACGCCGGCATGTAGGCATCCGTCGTCCTACCCGGTGGTCGAGGAGGCCGCTCACGGGTCGAGCCCGGTCGTCGAGGAGGCCGCTCGCGGCCGTCTCGAGACGCGGCCGTCTCGAGACGCGGCCGCCGGTCTTGCTGTGGTCGCGGACCGCGCATCGCGCTACAGCCCGCCCGCGATGTCGCTCTCTGACACATGCTGCGGGTCGACCAGGGTCTTGTTGAAGTTCTCCAGGTCGTCGCTGAGGCCGGCATAGATTGTCGGCTTGCGCTTCTTCAGGTAGATGCCGAAGATGATGCCGCCGACGAGGGCGACCAGCAGCAGCAGCGGCAGCAGATTGACGACCAGTGCGTCCGACCCGGCGACGATGCTGAAGTTGGCGATCGCCATCGTCACGATGCTCGCGAGTGCCAGGAATCCGACGCCCGGGGCGACGAATGTCGACCACCACCGCGGGTCATGAGCGCGCCGGAAGTGCACGACGATCGCCAGGGCAGCCAGCATCTGCAACACCAGCACGCACAGCGTGCCGAAGCCGATCATGCTCGGCACCAGTGACCCGATCGGGTCGAGCTGCGCCCAGGCGAAAAGTCCGGCCACGATCGCAGCAAACGAGGCCTGGACGATGCCGGCAAGTTGCGGGGTGCCGTTCTTTCGGGTGCGAGCAAGCGCGTGTGGCAGCACGTGTGCTCGGCCGAGTGAGTACAGGTAGCGGGTGGCCGAGTTGTGGAACGCGAGCATGGCCGCGAATAGGCTGACCAGCAGCAGGATCATCATGATGTCCGTCATGACGGTGCCCAGGTACTTCTCCGACAAACTGAAAATCAGGTCGCCGTTGGGCAGGTGCTTGAGTGCGACGGCCTGTGCCTGGGCGACGCCCGTTGCGCTGACGACGGCCCAGCTCGTAAACCCGAGGATCGCGCCGATCAGGCAGATAGCTGTGTAAGTGGCCCGGGGGATGGTGCGGAGTGGATTCTTGGCCTCCTCGCTGAACAACGACGTGGCTTCGAAGCCAAGGAAGCCCGTTGCGGCAAGAAGCAGACCGATGCCGAGTGAGCCGGAGAAGATCGCGGTCGGGCTGAATGCCTCGAAGCTGAATCCGGTCTGGAACAGCACCGAGAAGTCGAAGACCACCAGGATCAGCGTCTCGAGTATCAGTGAGACGCCGAGTACCTTGGCGCTGAAGCCGATTCCCTGGCGGGAAAGGATGAATGCGACGATGATCGACGCGAGTCCCCAGATGTACCAGTGCATGTTGAAACCGGTGAGGTCGGCGATTACCGTCTGCATGAAGAATCCGCTGGTGCCGATCGTGCCAACGACGAAGAAGTTGTACCCGATCGTGGCGATGAACCCGGCCACGAGTCCGCCGGTGCGGCCGAGCCCCCTGACGACGAACGCGTAGAAACCGCCGGCGTTGACCAGCTGCTTCGACATCTGCGCGTAGCCGATGGAGAACAAAAGCAGCACGATGGCGACGATGAAGAACGAGGCCGGTGTTCCTCCGCCGTTGCCGAGGGCGATCGCGATTGACGCTACAACGACGATTCCCGTGAGCGGTGCAACGGCCGCAAGCACGAGGAAGACGATGCCCGCCACTCCGAGGGCATTCGCCTTCAGCACGCCCGCGGTGCCGGTTGATGTTTGTTTGACCTCAGTCACGATGCTCCTTTGCACAAAACGACGGATAAAGTCGTGCGGCGCTCACCGCAGCACACCCCATTCATGGAATGCTGCCGCACTCAGCGCGTGGTTGCGTTGTCGTCGCGTGCACGTCGCTAGCGCACCAGTGCAAGGAGGCGGATGCGACTCTAAACCGCACCCGTGCGCCACTTTGCGAGTCATGCGCCACTTCAACTGGCGCAGGGCGCGGCAACCGGCGCATCGCCGGGTGGTGGCGGATGCCGCGCGGCTACGCGGCCGCGCGTGCCATGTTGCGCAGTTCGCTCGGCGATTGGTCGAACGCGGCCTTGAATACGCGGCTGAAGTGCGCGGCATCCGCAAAGCCCCAGCGGGATGCAATCGCAGCGACAGGGCGATGCGCATAGATCGGGTCGATCAGGTCGCGGCGGCAGCGCTCGAGCCGTCTGGATCGAATCCACGCCGAAACGGTGGTGCCCTGCTCGCGGAAGATGCCGTGCAGATGGCGGGTCGAGATGAAGTGCGCGGCCGCGATCTGGGTAGGACCAAGCTCGGGTGAGGACAGGTTGGCGTCGATGAACTGGCGAATCTGCTGCATCAGCGCTTGATGGCCGTTTCCCGCCGAGTTGTCCAGATCGAGTTCGCTGGCCAGCATCGTGGTGACGAGATCAAGTGTGCTGTGCACCAGTCGTGTTCCGGTGTTTCCGGCAAGCTGGTCGAGATTGCCCACCAGCTGAGCGAGGAACGGGGCGATCATCGCACCAAGACCCTGCTTGCCCGACATCGTCACAGCGGTGACCTGGCCGACCAAATCCGGCGGGAGCTCAATCAGGTGCTGCGGAAACATGACGACCATGGTGCGGAAGTCGTCGTCGAACACGAGCGAGTACGGCCGGTCGGTGTCGTAGATCGCAAGATCCCCGGGCTGGAGCACCGATTCTCGGTTGTCCTGAATGAGCAGGCCGGTGCCCGCCAGTTGCAGGCTGAGCTTGTAATAGTGCAGATCGCCGCGTGCAATGAGCTCGGGCGTGCGCTCCACGACGTGCTGCGAGGCCGTGACCTCGCAGACGTGAACATCATCAACACTGCTGGAGCGGATGCGTCCGAAAAACGGGTCGGGGCGATCGCTGGTCACGTGCAGAGGAACGAACGACTCGGAGACGGCCGTGCGAAACTCGCTGATGTTGGTGGCGATCGCCGTGCTCACAACCGTCGACCGCGCTCGAGTCAGCGACGAAGCGGGTCGAACGCTCGACAGCGGGTTCGCCGGCATTGCAAATCACCTCTTTGAGGACGCGACGACGTTGTATACGATCTGTGACGTTGATCATATCAGCAGCCAGAAGCGTCTTGGCGACTGCTCTCTCTCTCGACAGTGACACCGGGATACACTCTGAGCGCTGAATTGATACCTTAGGTCAGTACAGGATAAGCAAGTGCTGCAATGCAAGCTAGTGCGCCAAATGGCCCTCTCCGTGTGCCCATGAGTCGTTTCAAGGCGAACCCTGCTGCAATCGCTGAATAAGCTGCGGCGGTGACCGCTAACGGGCGGCCAAAGTTGGTTCTGACGCCAGTCGATCAAGCGGACGCGGCCAAGCCCGATTCCATCAAAGGGCAACTCAAACTCTTTGCGCAGCTGCAAGTTCCGCACGAAGTCGAGCAAGAGCTGGAGCAGCTTTCTTGTTCACGCGATCAGGATGTGGTGGATGTTGTCACTGACGAATATGACTGTGTCTGACATGAGAGCGATCAGCGCGCTCTGGACGACATTTTCAATGACATTGAAGACCGTTGCTCGTGTGTCATCTTGAGGGCGGCTGCCTCGGCACCAGCTCTGCGAATCGCAACACCGCCTGCTCAGCGCACGCGACATCGTTCTTAGACGTGGAACCGCTTACGCCAACGCCGCCGACGATGTGTCGTTCACGAAGCAACGGTATGCCGCCTCCGAAGATCACATAGCGGCCGCCTCCGTTGGCTTGGAGCCCGAACAACTCGCCGCCGGGTGCAGCAAGCACACCGAGCTCTTCGGTGGGTATGCTGTGCGCAACGGCCGTGAACGCCTTGTCTGTGGCGAGTGTGGCGCCAGCGATCTCGGCGCCGTCCATGCGGCCGAAAGCGATCAGGTTTCCGCCCGCATCGACGATTGCCGCCGATATTGCAGTGTCTCGGCGCGCTGCCTCTTGGTGCGCTGCAGCAATGAGTTCGAGCGCAATCGACAGGGTGATTGCGAGTGTCATGGCTGTGGCTCCGGTTCAGATTCAGAGCCTTCTCGATCTGCTGGATCGTCTGTTGTCAGGTGGAGGCCATCATCGGCGTCACCAGCAGCAAGTGTTGCGCCTGC
The Rathayibacter sp. SW19 DNA segment above includes these coding regions:
- a CDS encoding pyridoxal phosphate-dependent decarboxylase family protein, which encodes MQLEHALAQAVETIHGWQAEFGAFAAHPSLVVADGAFDAAYAELLERLRDNYPFFHPRYVGQMLKPPHPAAVAGYVAAMLINPNNHALDGGPATARMEREVVAQLAGMFGFGSAPDEHLGHLTTSGTIANLEALFVARETHPDKGIAYSADAHYTHSRMCHLLGVRGHAVQTDAVGRLDLDALADLLRAESIGTVVLTAGTTGLGAIDPIPEALALCREHGVRVHVDAAYGGFFRLIADDTADGVAAAPFEAIAECDSVVVDPHKHGLQPYGCGAVLFRDPAIGRFYKHDSPYTYFTSEELHLGEISLECSRAGAAAAALWLTLQVLPLTADRLGAALRPGRRAALHWAELIEQTDALTLFQKPQLDIVTFFPTAHSLSEVDRLTERVFEAGMALPPDEAIYLATYTAPASAFAARGHDVQADADTARILRSVVMKPESEAVLPDVHERILQVLAEQGV
- a CDS encoding SDR family NAD(P)-dependent oxidoreductase, with the translated sequence MTFTGASVENKMVVVSGGGTGIGAAVARRYAAEGARVAILGRRSDPLELVAAETGALPVVADVSDTAQTRDAIARVADALGAIDVLVANAGGHGFATVGETADAEWDASLRANLSSAFVLTREALPHLIESKGQIVIVSSLAGLFAGPSAAGYTVGKHALIGLTRSLARDYGKNGVRVNAVCPGWVRTPMADEEMDEFARHAGITGRDEAYARVTADVPLGRPAEPVEIASIVRFLGSGESSIMTGTVIVADGGAHIVDLPTLPFEHAGM
- a CDS encoding APC family permease, with the translated sequence MTEVKQTSTGTAGVLKANALGVAGIVFLVLAAVAPLTGIVVVASIAIALGNGGGTPASFFIVAIVLLLFSIGYAQMSKQLVNAGGFYAFVVRGLGRTGGLVAGFIATIGYNFFVVGTIGTSGFFMQTVIADLTGFNMHWYIWGLASIIVAFILSRQGIGFSAKVLGVSLILETLILVVFDFSVLFQTGFSFEAFSPTAIFSGSLGIGLLLAATGFLGFEATSLFSEEAKNPLRTIPRATYTAICLIGAILGFTSWAVVSATGVAQAQAVALKHLPNGDLIFSLSEKYLGTVMTDIMMILLLVSLFAAMLAFHNSATRYLYSLGRAHVLPHALARTRKNGTPQLAGIVQASFAAIVAGLFAWAQLDPIGSLVPSMIGFGTLCVLVLQMLAALAIVVHFRRAHDPRWWSTFVAPGVGFLALASIVTMAIANFSIVAGSDALVVNLLPLLLLVALVGGIIFGIYLKKRKPTIYAGLSDDLENFNKTLVDPQHVSESDIAGGL
- a CDS encoding AraC-like ligand-binding domain-containing protein — encoded protein: MPANPLSSVRPASSLTRARSTVVSTAIATNISEFRTAVSESFVPLHVTSDRPDPFFGRIRSSSVDDVHVCEVTASQHVVERTPELIARGDLHYYKLSLQLAGTGLLIQDNRESVLQPGDLAIYDTDRPYSLVFDDDFRTMVVMFPQHLIELPPDLVGQVTAVTMSGKQGLGAMIAPFLAQLVGNLDQLAGNTGTRLVHSTLDLVTTMLASELDLDNSAGNGHQALMQQIRQFIDANLSSPELGPTQIAAAHFISTRHLHGIFREQGTTVSAWIRSRRLERCRRDLIDPIYAHRPVAAIASRWGFADAAHFSRVFKAAFDQSPSELRNMARAAA
- a CDS encoding GlcG/HbpS family heme-binding protein, translated to MTLAITLSIALELIAAAHQEAARRDTAISAAIVDAGGNLIAFGRMDGAEIAGATLATDKAFTAVAHSIPTEELGVLAAPGGELFGLQANGGGRYVIFGGGIPLLRERHIVGGVGVSGSTSKNDVACAEQAVLRFAELVPRQPPSR